In the Profundibacter amoris genome, AACGCATCACCCCGCCGCTGCACCTGCTGCCCAGCACGCGCGGCTTTGTCACCGCCGCGCTGGCCGGTATCGGCTGGGGGCTGAACCCCGAGCCGCTGGTGCGGAAGCATATAGACGCCGGACGGCTGGTCACTCTGGGCAATGCCCCTACATATGACGTGCCGCTGTTCTGGCAGTTCAATCGTGTGACGCGACAGGCACTGGCGCCGCTGACCCGCGCGGTGCGGCAGGTGGCGCGGGAATGGCTGGTGCAGCTATAAAAACCGTTCGGTCAGCATCTGCAAACGCGCGCGAAACTGGGCCGGATCGGCGGTATGATACTTGATCCCCGTCGCCGCCAGCGCCAGAACCTGCCCATCTTCGGCCTCCGCATCCAGCCCCATCAAACCGTTCAGCCGCGTCATAAACCGCGCCTGCGCCGCTTGCGATTTTTCCGCCCCCAGCCGGTTGTTCACATCCAGCAATTCCTGCCCGTGCGGCCCTGCCACCAGCAAATTGTGGAAATAGCCCATATAGGCCAGCAGATAGGCCGAGACCTGCGCCTTGCGGTCGCTGATCCCGTCAATCGCCGCATCGGCGGCCGCGAATGCCTCGTCCACCAGCATATCCAGACAGGAAAAGAACACGTCATCCTTGTTACGGAAAATCTGGTAAATCGCGGGACGGGAAATGCCCGCCTCTTGCGCGATATCGGCCATCGAGACACGTTTGAACCCATAGGCGATCACCACCCGCATTGCCGCCTTCAGAATATGTTTCTTCTTGTCGTCCATAGGCCCGTTCTAGTGTTTGGCGCGGGGTTGCGCAATTGCTGTTGCCTGTGCCGGATTATACTTCTTGACACTTTATGTGTGTTTTGTCAGTTTGTCAAAAACCAAACCGAAAGGCCCTCCAATGTCTGATCAAACCATCCTTGTCACCGGCGCATCCGGCTTTCTGGCCAGCCACATCCTGCTGCAACTTCTGGAACAGGGCTATGCCGTGCGCGGTTCCGTGCGCAACGCGGCCAAGGGCGATCACATCCGCGAGGTGCTGCAAAGCCACGGGGCCGACACCAGCCGGCTGGGTTTTGTCGAACTTGACCTGACCTCTGATGCGGGCTGGGACGCGGCAATGGACGGGGTGGATTACCTGCTGCATACGGCCTCGCCTTTTGTCACCACATCCCCCAAGGACCCCGACGAAATCATCAAACCTGCGGTCGAGGGCACCCGCCGCGCCCTGAACGCCGCCTTGCGATCCAATGTCAACCGCATCGTGCTGACCTCGTCCATGGTGGCGGCCTGTCACGGGCACGAAAAAAACCGCACTACCCCTTATACCGAAGCCGACTGGACCAATCCGTCGGGCAAGGATGTAACACCTTACATCCTGTCCAAAACCCTTGCCGAACAGGAAGCCTGGAGCATCATGGAAGCCGCAAACCGCCGCGAGGACCTGACCGTGATCAACCCCAGCTTTATCCTTGGCCCGCTGCTGGAGCAGGACATCGGCACCTCGGGGGCGATCATCAAACGGCTGATGAAAGGCGAATTACCCGGCTGCCCGCGGATATATTTTTCCATCGCCGATGTGCGCGATGCGGCCGAATTGCACCTGTTGGCAATACATGATCCGGCCACATTCGGCCACCGCGTGTTTGCCGCCGGACCTTCGATTGAATTCGTCGAAGTGGCGAAAACACTGGCCGAAGCATTCCCCGCCTACGCCAAAAAAATCCCGACCCGCCGCCTGCCCGATTTCGTTGTCCGTCTGGTGGCGATGTTTGACGGCGATGTCAAAACCGCCGCCATGAACCTTGGCCGCCAGCATGAAATGGACAAATCACTGCTCGAACCCCTGCTGGGCCGCCCGCTGATCGACACAAGCGAAGCCATTCGCAGCATGGGGCAATCATTGATCGATCTGGGGCAGGTTTAGGGTCTCTGTCGAAAATCCATTTGGCAGCTATGGGCTAATCAACTATAGATTGGCAGTAATGCAGCTTTCCTGCACCCACGCATTGGCAACCATAGCAATCGAATTTATATGAAACATTTCTTGAAAATCACCGCCGCCGTTTTCCTTTCCATCAGCCCGCTTCAGGCCCAGACCGACACAGCGGCAAGCGGGGAAAATATCATTTCTCTGCCAAATAGCATTCTGCAACAAATCCGCCGGAACCCTGAACAATTTGTTCGCAACACGATCAATACGCTCTTCAGGGTCTCGACCAATGGCATAGTGACGAAGGAAACACTTGAAACCTATCATATGTCACAGATCGCGAGAAGCCGCAGCAGTTCGCTTCAGAACGCATTCATTTATGACCTAGATGGCAATATGCAGATCGATGCCGTTGAAATCACGTCATTAGGAGCGGTGTTGAGCACCCGTGACAATGCGAAACTCCAGACGCTTCTGGCCACAGCGGATACCAATCAGGATGGCACCCTTTCATTGGAAGAAATCCGCGCCAATGCAAGCAGGCAAGCGAACCAAACCCGTCTCGATGTGTTGATCGGTGCGCTGATGGCCTTTGACGTTAACCAGGATGGCCGCGTCACCCCGGGCGAAATCGGCTTGGCTATTGCCAATCTGGACAAACCAGGCACCACCCCCGCGCCGCAAAAGCCGAGCATGCATAATGATACAATCGAAAAGCCGTTGCCGGAGTCATCCCTATGTAAATACCCTGCCCCTACCTCCGGGGCTGAAATCGTTTTCATCAGCGGTTACGAGGGGGCTGCCGTTTCCACGGTAGCGGTTTCAGGTGTTGACCGCGAGACCTCGGTTGCGGTTTTGAACATCGAAAAAGGGGACACGCCGCTGTATATTGTCACCACGGCCTATGATTCAATCATCTGGAAAATCGAAGGCGACGTTGGACGTGTCGAGCAGATTGTAGCGGGCTATGGCCACTATGGAGCCGGCGTGACCGGACTGCCCAAAGAAAAGGTTCATTTCCTGCCAAATGCCGCCTGTATCTCGAAATATTTCACAAAACCCGATAGCGGCAAGGCCCTGATTGCAAAGGCAAACCTGTCACAACGACTGGGCAGGGACATTGATGTGCTTGTAACCAACTACGAGTTGACCACAGTCTCGGTTCCGTCCGGGGGGATAAGAAAAACCCGCAACCCGACCAACAGGGGAACCGTCATAATACATGACGGCAAACGTTATGTGATAACGACCGACGGGCCGAAACTGCTGGATGACCCCGCAAGTCAAGCCGGTGGAGCACTGGAAAAGAACCTGTTGCATTCGCTCTATCGCTTCTACCCTGCCGGCATCATGGAACTGGACGCAAAAGATGTGATTGCATCGTCCAAAGCGGAAAACTACGAGGTTCTCCCCCAGCAGGCCGGACTCCTGCAACTAGCCAGACAGGGCGCCCTGAAACCTACATCGGACGGCTATTTGATGGTCGTCAAACCGATAAAACGTTTCCCGCCGGGATTGAACGGTGCCCATAGTGTGAAATTCATCCTTGGGAAAGGCATCAAGATGCCGGCAGGCGATCCCGGCCATTCAGAAGTTATCCTTGAGGAAAACGGCAAATGTGTTGCGGGTTATAGCTGCCGGTAGAACACATGGCTGTGACCTACCCCCGCCCGGGGGCTAGAGCCAGACAGAGGCCCCGGGACAAGCCCGAAGCCCCCTGTCTTTGCTATTTCACCTCGTAATCCGATGAATCCGCCAGCACTGCACGGATCACCTGTTTCGGGGCGGCAACGTCAAACCCGCCGTCCTGATAGATTTTGTACAATTTGAAATCCGACACCCGCGTCAGCACGAACCACGCCAGTTTGGCAGCCTCTGGTGATTCCGGATCAATGCCCAATTCTTCGGCCACCATACGGATCCATTTATGGGCCGATTTTCCCGCAACATAATGCGAGAACGACCAGTCCCCGTCAGAATAGGTGGACAGGAACCATTCAACCCGCCGCTGGTCCGGATTTATCTCGGGGGCGTCGGTTCCGGCATAGGCTGCGGCCTCTTTCAACGCGGGGTTCAATCCCTGCCCTTTGCCATCCGCATCCGTGATATCGACATCCCATTGCGGATCAAAATGCGCGCTGGCGGCCCCGAACAGCAATTTATCCGGCGCGCCACGTTTCAGCAGTTCGGAATAAACCACCGCACCGTGTTCGCCCATCCAGCCCCATTTGGCAATGCCGTCCTTGCCACCCCAGGACGCGGGGAACCATTCAGGCTTGGCCACTTTGCCGGAGGTTTCATCCCAGTTGTACCAAACCTTGCTCCAGTCATGCAGCGCCAGATCGGCGATGATCAGGTCGCGGTCTGTGGTCTGGATGCCGTGAACCTGCTCGAACGTATTGGCCCAGCCCATCGCGATCTCGATCACCTCGACCAGATGCACGGCCAGCCCGCCGGGGTAATGGTGATGCCCCGGCCCACCTGTCGCAGGGGCAGTGCGCAAGGCATCCGGTGCGGCCGTGGCGTTGAATACGGTCGAGGTGGGATTGTCATACATATCCAGCACAAAATCCCGCAATTCGGGGTCTTCGATTGAATTCATATAGCCGATCAGCCGGTGATAGGCGGCCGAGGTCCAGGCGCCGGATTTGGCCATATCGGTTGGGCTCATCGCCAGTATCTGGTCGATCCTTGTTTGTGGAATATCCTGCGCAATAGCAGGGGTGGAAAGGCTGCCAATCATCAAGGCAGATACAGTAAGGGCTTGTTTTAACATTGCATTCTCCTGAAATGGACGACGGTTCGACCCGCCAAATTCAAGGCCAATGCACAAGGAAAGCTGCGTTAAAACGCCGGACCTTAGCACAAAGGCCGCTTTATCCTTCCCATAGGAAGCATAGCAAATTTATGTCGTTCAGGTAATGGTTATGCAAAACAAAGGCGGCCGCATTGCTGCAACCGCCTGTGAATTCACATAGATGAAAAGGCCAAATACCCGCTTAAAGCTGCTCCAACACCTCGTCGCTGGCCTCGAAATTGGTTGTCACCCGCTGTACGTCGTCGTCGTCTTCCAGCGCATCTATCAGCTTCATCAGCTTTTGCATACCTTCCAGATCCAGTTCGGTGGTGATGTTCGGACGCCAAACCAGTTTGACGGTTTCCGCCTCGCCCAGCTTGTCCTCAAGCTCGCCAGCGACCGATGCCAGATCGGTGTCGGCGGTTACGATCACATACCCCTCGTCGGTATCCTCGACATCCTCGGCACCGGCTTCCAGCGCGGCTTCGAATACGGTGTCCAGATCGCCGGCAGATAACGAATACAATATCTCGCCTTTACGATCGAACATGAAACCAACCGATCCGGTTTCACCCAGGTTGCCACCGGTTTTAGTAAACAGCGAGCGCACAGAACTGGCGGTGCGGTTCTTGTTGTCTGTCATCGCCTCGACAATCACGGCCACGCCACCGGGGCCATAGCCTTCGTAACGGATTTCATCGTAATTATCGCCCTCGCCCGCCGCCGACTTTTTGATCGCTCGTTCGATCACGTCCTTGGGCACGGAATTCGACTTGGCCTCTTTCACCGCCATACGCAGGCGCGGGTTTTTATCGGGGTCCGGATCGCCCATTTTGGCCGCCACGGTGATTTCCTTGGACAGTTTCGAGAACAGTTTCGAGCGCAATTTGTCCTGACGCCCCTTGCGGTGCTGGATATTTGCCCATTTTGAGTGGCCTGCCATGGTGATCTCCTGTGGAATATCTAGGTTTCAGGCCTCTATAAAACACTGGGCGCGGTGGCACAACATTGCAATGCTTCTACCGCTCCACAGGTTCAAGCGCCGCATCAAAGGCATAAGGCAAGGTTTCGATATCCCCGCGTGAAAGCAAGGTAACACCGCCAATGTCGCCGTAATAATATTGAACGATCTGGCGCAGCCCGTCATTGCCTTCTGCTTTCAATATCTCCTGGTGCAGCATCAACAGGTGACGCCCGTCGCCATCGCGGGCAAAAAGCGCAAGATTTTCGTCGTCCAGACCCGACATTTCATCGCCACGGATCAGCAGCATATTGCCCTTGATTATCAAGGTTTCGGGCAAATCATCCACTGCATAATCCACCCGCGACATGCTGGTCAGCCGCTGCACCGGCACCACGCCTGTAACCCGCACTGGCGGGCTTGAAAACAGCGCCGGATCATATTCAATCCGGTTGACAGTAAATTCATAGGCTTCATCATCGGTCGCGGCGACCGGATCACCGTTTACATCCAGAAATGTCAGGGTCAGCAAAGGCATATCCAGATCATCAAAGCGGTCAAACCCGTCAATAAATATGTCACTTTGGACATCGGGGTAGTTAAAGGAAAGGCTGTTGGCATAACCGGAATGTTCTATCGAAATACCCGTTACAATTTCCTTGGCCGTCAGATCAATCGGCAAATCCCGCACAACTGACTCAATTCCATGGTTAAAGACGGGGCCGGAAACCGCAATCACATCCGGGGTTTCTGCATAACGAAACCCTTCCAGCGCCAGCACAGGCAGGATGATTTCCCGCGATATGTGTTCACCACCAGCAGGAGCAAGGAGGCTCACCCGAATTCGGTCTGGCGTACCGCGAAAATCGACTTCCCCATAGATTTCCTTTGCTTCCTCCAGCCCGCCGATCTTGCTGATTTTCTCGAACAATACATCGGGGTCTGCCTCAATCAACTTGCCCTTGATCGCAGCTTCCAAAGCCACATCCAGCGCCTTGGTCAGTTTGCTGAAATCTTCCGGATCCCCCCATCCACTGCCGCGATCATCCAGAAACCGTCCGGTTTCATCCTGCGCCTCGATATAGATCGATCCGGTTTCGATTTTTGGCATCGCTCCGTCAATTCGTGCGATTTCGACAGCCACCTGATGCCCGTCCATTTTTACCAACTTAACGGAATAATCCCCAATCTCGCGTGTCTTGCCGCTTTCGTTTGCCCCGAATTCGACCTGTAAAACCGCCCCCGGCAATTCCGTTGTGAATGTGCCGCTAACATAGGTTGGCAGGGCTTGGCCCTCGGGAACCGCGCCGCTTGGATCATAGACCATCTCGATCAGGGAACTTGCCCTGACCGCCTGAATTTCAGGGCGCTCGGGGAAATATTCCTTGTTGACCCTAACAACCTGACCATCGGCAAGCTGCACCTCGTTCAGGTCCATTTCATAGGGCAACGGGTAGGAAAACGCCTCTTGCAGCTTCAATGAATTCGAGAACGTCTCGATGACCAAAGCCCCCAGAAAAACCTTGGCCATTTCTGCCGGATTGGCATAATCCTCAAGACGTGCCAACGCAGACGTTGTGTATCGGGTCGTCTTCGACGGGACTGCGGCCTCGATCCGGGAAACTTCCATAAATTCCAGAAACCGCGCCATCCGGCTAAAATTTTCGCGGGTCCCGCTATCCTTGATCAATTCGATTTTCGCCACTCGGTCGGCCCATTCCTGATGCACGCGGGAAATGGCATCGGCGGTTTCTTCCTTGCAGGCAGTTAACAAGAAAAGTGTAGCGGAGATTAAGGAAAACAAAAAACGATATGACATTGGCAAGACCTTGAAATAATATAACATACTTGGAGAACCGTGTAAGAATACCGACTGCTTACAACAACATGGGCGCAATTAAAAGCAGCCTTCCCTTGCCCCATGGAATCCACAGCATAAACCCGCCCGACATTGCAATTAAGCTCCCAATCGGGTTCAAAGGATAAAACCCAAAAGGAGCCGCCCTGTGACCAGTGACCAGATTATTCTTTTTTCCCTGTTCGGCGCTGTTTTCGGTCTGCTGCTCTGGGGCAAATTCCGTTATGACCTTGTGGCCTTTACCGCCCTGCTGGTCGGCGTGGTGCTGGGCGTGATCCCCACCAAAAACGCCTTTGACGGGTTCGGCCATCCGGCCACTCTGGTGGTGGCGCTGGTGCTGGTGGTTTCCGCCGGTCTGGTGCGCTCGGGGGCGGTGTTCCTGATCACCCGCACGCTGGTTGATTCCAGCCGCAAACTGGGCGCGCATATCGCCCTTATGGGGGCCATCGGCGGGGTGCTGTCGGCCTTTATGAACAATGTTGCGGCGCTGGCCCTGCTGATGCCCGTCGATATCCAGACCGCCCGCAAGGCCGGTCGCAAACCCGGCCTGTCGCTGATGCCGCTGTCCTTCGCCACCATCCTTGGCGGCATGGTCACCCTGATCGGAACGCCCCCCAACATTATCATCGCCACCATCCGCGAGGACAGTCTGGGCGAGCCGTTCAATATGTTCGATTTTGCCCCTGTCGGCGGGGTAACCGCCATCGCGGGCCTGTTGTTCGTCGCCTTTATCGGCTGGCGACTGATCCCGCAGGGTGATGACTCGACCGAAGCCGGTGACCCGATGGCCGATATGGCCCAGTATATCGCCGAGCTGACCGTGCCCGAAGACTCAAAACACATCGGCAAACGCCTGCGCGACCTGACCGAAGTGGCGGACAAAAACGATGTTGCCATCCTTGGACTGGTGCGGGACGGCAAGCGGCGCTACGGCACGGCCCAGAATGTGAAGCTACAGGCAGGGGATGCGCTGGTGCTTGAGGCCAGCCCCGATGCGCTGGACGAATTTCGCGCCGCCCTGTCGCTGGATTTTGCCGACAGCAAACGGCAGGAAGCGCTGAAAGCCGATGGCGACGGTTTGCAGATCGTCGAAGTGGTGGTGCCCGAAGACAGCCGCATCAATGGCAAGACCGCGCAAACCATCGGCCTTGGCTGGCGGCAACGCACGGTCTTGATGGGGATTTCCCGCAGCGGCAAACGGATCACCAAACAGGTGCGCAAAACCGTGGTGCGGGCGGGGGATATCCTGTTGCTGCTGGTGCCACAAGACAAGGCAGCGGATGTTACCGAATGGCTGGGCTGCCTGCCGCTTGCCGATCGCGGGCTGGCCGTGACGGACGAAAAAAAGGTCTGGCTGGCCATCGGCATGTTCGCCGCCGCCGTAGCCGCCGCCAGTCTGGGACTGATCTATTTGCCGATTGCGCTGGGGTTGGTTGTGGTTGGTTTTGTGCTGACCAAAATCCTGCCGCTGGCCGATATTTACGACCATATCAGCTGGCCGGTGGTGGTGCTGCTGGGGTCGATGATCCCGCTTGGCTCGGCCCTGGAAACCTCGGGCGGGACCGAACTGATTGCCGGCTGGCTGATCGACCTGACCGGAGGGATGCCGCCCTGGGCAATCCTGACCGTGTTGATGATCGTCACCATGAGCCTGTCGGATGTGCTGAACAACACGGCCACCACCATCGTCGCCGCCCCCATCGGCATCCAGATGGCGCAAACGCTAAACGTCAATCCCGATCCGTTCCTGATGGCGGTTGCGGTGGCGGCCTCCTGTGCCTTCCTGACGCCGATCGGGCACAAGAACAACACGCTGATCCTTGGGCCGGGCGGCTACAGCTTTGGTGATTACTGGCGTATGGGCCTGCCGCTGGAAATACTGGTGGTTGCAGTCAGCATTCCGGCGATACTGCTGTTCTGGCCTCTATAACAGCTTCAGGCCGGATAACCGTATTCGCGCACCAGCGCCCAGAAATCGTGGTTCAGGGCCTGCAAACGCCCGATGGCCTTTTCGATGTTCCGGCTTTCCGCATCATCGACCGGCTGCATTTTTCCCACCTGAATATCGTGCTTGCGGTCCTGAATGCGCATCATGATGGTCTGGATCTGGCCATCCTCGGGGTCAAAGGAATAGATGCAGTGGTTATAACGGTTACGCAACGCCGCCTCGCGCATCAGGGCTGTTGTCAGTTTCAACACCGCCTGCCGCTGATCATCAGGGCAGCGTTCCATCTTGGCCAGACGGTTCACCATATCCACACGCGCGCGGGTGGTGTTCAGGGTCAGGAAAATCACCACGGCGACGTCCTTGTCCACCCCCGCCAGACCGGCGATGACATGGATCAACAGGCTTTCGGTGTTGGTCCATGTGT is a window encoding:
- a CDS encoding TetR/AcrR family transcriptional regulator, with protein sequence MDDKKKHILKAAMRVVIAYGFKRVSMADIAQEAGISRPAIYQIFRNKDDVFFSCLDMLVDEAFAAADAAIDGISDRKAQVSAYLLAYMGYFHNLLVAGPHGQELLDVNNRLGAEKSQAAQARFMTRLNGLMGLDAEAEDGQVLALAATGIKYHTADPAQFRARLQMLTERFL
- a CDS encoding SDR family oxidoreductase, with product MSDQTILVTGASGFLASHILLQLLEQGYAVRGSVRNAAKGDHIREVLQSHGADTSRLGFVELDLTSDAGWDAAMDGVDYLLHTASPFVTTSPKDPDEIIKPAVEGTRRALNAALRSNVNRIVLTSSMVAACHGHEKNRTTPYTEADWTNPSGKDVTPYILSKTLAEQEAWSIMEAANRREDLTVINPSFILGPLLEQDIGTSGAIIKRLMKGELPGCPRIYFSIADVRDAAELHLLAIHDPATFGHRVFAAGPSIEFVEVAKTLAEAFPAYAKKIPTRRLPDFVVRLVAMFDGDVKTAAMNLGRQHEMDKSLLEPLLGRPLIDTSEAIRSMGQSLIDLGQV
- a CDS encoding EF-hand domain-containing protein encodes the protein MKITAAVFLSISPLQAQTDTAASGENIISLPNSILQQIRRNPEQFVRNTINTLFRVSTNGIVTKETLETYHMSQIARSRSSSLQNAFIYDLDGNMQIDAVEITSLGAVLSTRDNAKLQTLLATADTNQDGTLSLEEIRANASRQANQTRLDVLIGALMAFDVNQDGRVTPGEIGLAIANLDKPGTTPAPQKPSMHNDTIEKPLPESSLCKYPAPTSGAEIVFISGYEGAAVSTVAVSGVDRETSVAVLNIEKGDTPLYIVTTAYDSIIWKIEGDVGRVEQIVAGYGHYGAGVTGLPKEKVHFLPNAACISKYFTKPDSGKALIAKANLSQRLGRDIDVLVTNYELTTVSVPSGGIRKTRNPTNRGTVIIHDGKRYVITTDGPKLLDDPASQAGGALEKNLLHSLYRFYPAGIMELDAKDVIASSKAENYEVLPQQAGLLQLARQGALKPTSDGYLMVVKPIKRFPPGLNGAHSVKFILGKGIKMPAGDPGHSEVILEENGKCVAGYSCR
- a CDS encoding YebC/PmpR family DNA-binding transcriptional regulator encodes the protein MAGHSKWANIQHRKGRQDKLRSKLFSKLSKEITVAAKMGDPDPDKNPRLRMAVKEAKSNSVPKDVIERAIKKSAAGEGDNYDEIRYEGYGPGGVAVIVEAMTDNKNRTASSVRSLFTKTGGNLGETGSVGFMFDRKGEILYSLSAGDLDTVFEAALEAGAEDVEDTDEGYVIVTADTDLASVAGELEDKLGEAETVKLVWRPNITTELDLEGMQKLMKLIDALEDDDDVQRVTTNFEASDEVLEQL
- a CDS encoding SLC13 family permease, whose translation is MTSDQIILFSLFGAVFGLLLWGKFRYDLVAFTALLVGVVLGVIPTKNAFDGFGHPATLVVALVLVVSAGLVRSGAVFLITRTLVDSSRKLGAHIALMGAIGGVLSAFMNNVAALALLMPVDIQTARKAGRKPGLSLMPLSFATILGGMVTLIGTPPNIIIATIREDSLGEPFNMFDFAPVGGVTAIAGLLFVAFIGWRLIPQGDDSTEAGDPMADMAQYIAELTVPEDSKHIGKRLRDLTEVADKNDVAILGLVRDGKRRYGTAQNVKLQAGDALVLEASPDALDEFRAALSLDFADSKRQEALKADGDGLQIVEVVVPEDSRINGKTAQTIGLGWRQRTVLMGISRSGKRITKQVRKTVVRAGDILLLLVPQDKAADVTEWLGCLPLADRGLAVTDEKKVWLAIGMFAAAVAAASLGLIYLPIALGLVVVGFVLTKILPLADIYDHISWPVVVLLGSMIPLGSALETSGGTELIAGWLIDLTGGMPPWAILTVLMIVTMSLSDVLNNTATTIVAAPIGIQMAQTLNVNPDPFLMAVAVAASCAFLTPIGHKNNTLILGPGGYSFGDYWRMGLPLEILVVAVSIPAILLFWPL